A part of Miscanthus floridulus cultivar M001 chromosome 6, ASM1932011v1, whole genome shotgun sequence genomic DNA contains:
- the LOC136456283 gene encoding MAG2-interacting protein 2-like isoform X2, which translates to MLQACLGFYIFTSDCLVHRFDYTEEPEASLCEVPISTKDVMSAKTVQLPRSLLCIDYHQRHSLFVLVGDSNVSFSSNSYSGTYFMYLLHVNTNMELSLSFQSQQLEGVFSPLKDQRTFVSFPKIRISPQGKYIATLDLTGFVNFFSLDGDMRTVSLHTLGNGRRLIDVKDIRWWTDNVIMLVRKDGSISMYSITEDKMVSKDDPVLSTPVLEKAKATEGHAFVLQSKRYGTNTPVNKQMDSDSEPSLLSGSGEHQQTEMAEMSWSLISFSKVTVAEMYSVLIREKRYKEALDFASRYNLDKDEVLKACWLHSDGDTHEIDLYLAKIKDQVFVLSECVNKVGPTEAALRALLSFGLCITDRYKFSELDNSSKGPTWGSHIIRLRLLRHRNMLETFLGINMGRYTAGEYSKFRSMPLVETAIALAESGKIGALNLIFKRHPYTISSDILRVLSAIPETLAVQTYSQLLPGKSPPSVVILRDGDWVECEQMASYINNCPAELDKIGEIKTEILVKHSKGFSWPSVAELCVWYRNRARDIDCLSGQLENCLAMIELACQKGIIELQPFFDDIKCLYQVVYSNELNEFTMNLLTWEDLPDYEKFKIILRGVKEDTVVQRLEENAIPFMKKGLYSTSSNNERKQESYLVRWLKEVAAENELLICLAVIENGCGESPIYGLFKDLAEMIETAVHCIYMCSATNQWNTMSSILSKLLYKTKREKSLVASEEDCNLKDAKHALGSPVVSYEEMQCVCADILSGLGNASEDFYHYDSVPYEPNNVKYLDILEKRLKVAEGHVEVGRLFAYYQVPKPMHFFLSAHLDEKNVNQIIRLLLSKFGRRQPGRSDNEWANMWRDLKLFQEKAFPFLDSEYMLAEFIRGLLKAGKFSLARNYLGGTSAVSLSTEKAENLVIQAAREYFFSASTLSGNEIWKARECLNLLPNSKNVQAETDIIDALTVRLPYLGVTILPVQFRQVKDPMEIIRMVITSQTGAYLHFEEIIDVAKLLGLRSEEEVADVEEAIAREAVVNGDVQLALDICLNLTKKSHGAVWDLCAAIARGPPLDNLDTGTREKLLGFALSHCDEDSVGDLLNAWKELHAHGKFEKLMITTATNPPNFLIDGSSITPLPVQSVQDILDLRDDSGHDRHRDLVEIVKDMLSKVCLDFSIGDAHNWESMLEENRKLLSFGALELPWLLKLFNNEACDGEITDHPTRRCRFSTKVEAAISIIYWLAVNGLAPNDNIIMILAKSIMEPPVDEEFDVLGCSVLLNLMDPFNGVKIIEEELKRRECYQEISSIMSIGMLYSSLNNSKKECSTPEQRRNLLLHKFHEKFTSADTDDLDQIDMANTTFWREWKSKLEEEKQLADQARMLKQILPDIDTSRFLSGDVNYVKRVVYSFVGSVKLEKKHILKEAVRIAETYGLQRTEVLLRFLACSLVSEYWDNNDILNEISEFREDIVRSAKGVIDMIYSDVYPEIDGYNKERLSYIYGILSACHSYLKRTNEIELRYPEHVHTHKLEPFQYYKVLEEECKKVCFIDGLNYKNIAGLDNLNFEHFNEEVCKNIHASTVTTLADMVQSLVSMYVDVLAKGLISQQGVYKHYVLGLLASLEGCSEAQSNCTDYEKLQAALCEVELNYDSCREYIQALPTTDISYIVGRYCTLCFPSNLARSHPQEPSWRKPLATLLAIWSKLVDDVPGDSIDTCSYERTDYLNSNRLSLCIGAFRQLLINDEIALHQGWDAISMYVKDCLRSGMMMETSCFCRAMILSGCSFESVVEVYYGGQGQLGSENADSSNYLDLLELYNAATEECLSDLSEESCEYRILLHHLLSSLSRSTGKHAGTLDMVRSGVWGKLIRFSEDMQLESQLRVYALQLMQCITGRNLKTLPNEMVCQVEPWESWYEHGAGAAMADESINSSSSITGTLVALRSTQMVTAVLPDANITPENLATLGSAVSCFLKLSEHASAANVAVLEAVLEEWEQLFSPKEEHVMPHESPKETSDWSDGWGDGWEALPEELESPKNKQEGVSLSVHPLHSCWMEVIRKHVELGELHKVLELLDRASAKHSVFLEEEEAHSLVELVSALDCFMALKTVLLLPYEALRLQCLQMVEVKMREGIVSTSSNADDHELLALVLSSETVQKITTEEAYSKFFSYICHLVGHLARSFQTDLLVQWNDEATSKINRSLLFGRVLFPCFVSELVLRGQYLLAGFVISRWMHTHPSLGLMDITETSVRRFLQGQVAQAELVGRSDAAFTDGEVCIRHTISTLQSKLVSLLQSALAALPNQEL; encoded by the exons ATGCTTCAAGCTTGCTTAG GTTTCTACATTTTTACAAGTGACTGCTTGGTTCATAGATTTGATTACACTGAAGAACCTGAGGCCAGTTTATGCGAAGTTCCCATATCAACTAAAGATGTGATGTCAGCTAAGACTGTCCAGTTACCTCGAAGTTTATTGTGCATCGATTACCATCAACGTCACTCACTATTTGTCCTAGTTGGAGATTCCAATGTTTCATTTAGCTCCAATAGTTATTCTG GAACCTATTTTATGTATCTATTACATGTCAACACAAATATGGAACTTAGTCTTTCATTTCAAAGCCAGCAGTTGGAAGGGGTATTTTCTCCCCTAAAGGATCAAAGAACCTTTGTTTCATTCCCGAAAATCAGGATCTCACCTCAGGGAAAGTATATTGCTACGTTGGATTTGACTGGTTTTGTAAACTTCTTTTCACTTGATGGTGACATGCGCACTGTTTCACTTCATACTCTTGGAAATGGTAGACGCCTAATTGATGTTAAGGACATCAGGTGGTGGACAGATAATGTTATCATGTTGGTAAGAAAAGATGGTAGCATTAGCATGTACAGCATCACTGAAGACAAGATGGTTTCCAAAGATGACCCAGTTTTATCTACACCAGTATTGGAGAAGGCAAAGGCTACTGAAGGACATGCTTTTGTTTTGCAATCTAAGAGATATGGAACAAACACTCCAGTTAATAAGCAGATGGATAGTGACTCGGAACCTAGCCTGCTTAGTGGTTCTGGGGAGCACCAACAAACAGAAATGGCTGAAATGTCCTGGAGTCTGATATCGTTCTCCAAAGTTACAGTAGCAGAAATGTACTCTGTTCTGATAAGAGAGAAACGATACAAGGAGGCTTTAGATTTTGCTTCAAGATATAATCTAGATAAGGATGAAGTTCTTAAAGCATGCTGGTTGCACTCTGACGGCGATACTCATGAGATAGACTTGTACTTAGCAAAAATTAAAGACCAAGTATTTGTATTATCAGAATGTGTAAACAAAGTTGGGCCTACAGAAGCAGCTTTAAGGGCTCTACTTTCTTTTGGACTTTGTATAACTGACCGTTACAAATTTTCTGAGTTGGATAACAGCAGTAAAGGTCCAACATGGGGCAGTCACATCATTAGGCTTCGTTTATTGCGGCACAGAAACATGTTAGAGACATTCTTGGGAATTAATATGGGAAG GTACACAGCAGGAGAATATAGCAAATTCCGTTCAATGCCATTGGTGGAAACAGCCATAGCATTAGCCGAAAGTGGCAAAATTGGGGCTTTAAATCTTATATTCAAGCGTCATCCATATACTATCTCTTCAGATATTTTACGTGTTTTGTCTGCTATCCCAGAAACTCTTGCTGTTCAGACTTATAGTCAGTTGCTACCAGGGAAATCCCCTCCCAGTGTTGTCATATTGAGAGATGGTGATTGGGTTGAATGTGAACAGATGGCTTCATATATAAACAATTGCCCTGCCGAGTTGGACAAGATTGGAGAGATCAAAACGGAAATACTTGTAAAGCACTCAAAAGGCTTTTCATGGCCTTCAGTTGCTGAACTTTGTGTGTGGTACAGGAACAGAGCAAGGGACATTGACTGCTTAAGTGGACAGCTGGAAAACTGTCTGGCCATGATAGAGCTTGCATGTCAGAAGGGCATCATAGAGTTGCAGCCATTCTTTGATGATATTAAATGCCTCTACCAGGTTGTATATTCTAACGAGTTGAATGAGTTTACAATGAATCTTTTGACATGGGAAGATCTGCCTGATTATGAAAAGTTCAAAATCATCCTCAGAGGAGTCAAAGAAGATACAGTTGTTCAACGGCTAGAAGAAAATGCTATCCCTTTTATGAAGAAGGGATTATACTCAACCTCCTCAAATAACGAACGCAAACAAGAATCCTACCTGGTTAGATGGCTGAAAGAGGTAGCTGCTGAAAATGAGCTTTTGATTTGCTTAGCTGTCATCGAAAATGGTTGTGGGGAGTCACCAATATATGGGCTCTTCAaggatcttgctgagatgatagAAACAGCTGTTCACTGCATTTATATGTGCAGTGCAACTAACCAGTGGAATACCATGTCATCAATATTATCAAAGTTACTCTATAAAACAAAGAGAGAGAAATCTTTAGTGGCTAGTGAAGAAGACTGCAATCTGAAAGATGCTAAGCATGCTCTTGGTTCTCCTGTGGTTTCTTATGAGGAGATGCAATGTGTCTGTGCTGATATCTTATCTGGTCTGGGCAATGCTTCTGAAGATTTTTATCACTATGATTCAGTACCTTACGAACCTAATAATGTCAAATATCTTGATATATTGGAGAAGAGGCTAAAAGTTGCTGAAGGCCATGTAGAAGTAGGACGGCTCTTTGCTTATTATCAG GTCCCAAAACCAATGCATTTCTTCCTTAGTGCTCACTTAGACGAGAAGAATGTAAATCAAATTATACGGCTGCTTCTATCGAAATTTGGCAGACGTCAACCTGGTCGATCAGACAATGAGTGGGCTAACATGTGGCGTGATTTGAAACTCTTCCAAGAAAAGGCATTTCCTTTTCTTGATTCAGAATATATGCTGGCAGAATTTATCAGAGGGCTTTTGAAAGCTGGTAAATTTTCGCTAGCCAGGAATTATCTTGGAGGAACCAGTGCTGTTTCTTTATCCACAGAGAAGGCTGAAAATCTTGTGATACAAGCTGCAAGGGAGTATTTCTTCTCGGCTTCAACTTTGTCTGGGAATGAA ATTTGGAAGGCCAGGGAATGCCTAAATCTGTTACCTAATAGCAAAAATGTTCAAGCAGAAACTGATATAATTGATGCCCTTACTGTTAGACTTCCTTATCTAGGGGTGACTATCCTTCCTGTTCAGTTCAGGCAGGTAAAGGATCCTATGGAGATCATCCGCATGGTGATAACAAGTCAAACAGGTGCATACCTTCATTTTGAAGAGATTATTGATGTCGCTAAACTTCTGGGATTAAGAAGTGAAGAGGAAGTAGCGGATGTGGAGGAGGCTATTGCTAGAGAAGCTGTGGTAAATGGTGATGTTCAACTTGCCCTTGATATCTGTTTAAATTTAACAAAAAAGAGTCATGGTGCAGTCTGGGATTTATGTGCTGCAATTGCTAGAGGCCCTCCACTTGACAATTTGGATACTGGTACCCGTGAAAAGCTATTGGGTTTCGCTCTCAGCCATTGTGATGAAGATTCTGTTGGGGATTTGTTGAATGCTTGGAAGGAGCTTCATGCTCATGGTAAATTTGAGAAATTAATGATTACAACGGCaacaaatcctcccaatttcttgATTGATGGATCTTCAATCACACCACTTCCTGTACAAAGTGTGCAAGACATACTTGACCTGAGAGATGACAGTGGCCATGATAGACATAGAGATCTTGTGGAAATTGTTAAAGACATGCTGTCAAAAGTTTGCTTggacttttcaattggagacgcACATAATTGGGAGTCTATGTTGGAAGAAAACCGGAAATTGTTGTCCTTTGGAGCACTGGAATTACCATGGCTTTTGAAATTATTCAATAATGAAGCGTGTGATGGTGAAATAACGGATCATCCCACTAGGAGATGTCGATTTTCAACAAAAGTAGAAGCAGCAATCAGCATCATATATTGGTTAGCTGTAAATGGTTTGGCCCCCAACGATAATATAATCATGATTCTTGCAAAGTCTATAATGGAGCCTCCCGTTGATGAAGAGTTTGATGTACTTGGCTGCTCGGTCCTTTTGAATCTCATGGACCCTTTCAATGGAGTGAAAATAATAGAGGAAGAGCTAAAAAGACGAGAATGTTATCAAGAAATTAGCAGCATAATGAGTATAGGAATGTTATATAGTTCCCTCAATAATTCTAAGAAAGAGTGCTCCACTCCTGAGCAGAGGAGAAATCTGTTGCTTCACAAATTTCATGAGAAGTTCACCTCAGCCGATACCG ATGATTTAGACCAGATTGATATGGCAAATACAACCTTCTGGAGAGAATGGAAATCAAAGTTAGAAGAGGAGAAACAACTGGCTGATCAAGCGCGGATGCTCAAGCAGATATTACCTGATATAGACACATCTCGATTCTTGTCTGGTGATGTTAATTATGTCAAAAGAGTAGTTTACTCCTTTGTTGGTTCTGTAAAGCTGGAGAAAAAACACATACTCAAGGAAGCAGTGAGGATAGCTGAGACATATGGCTTGCAACGAACTGAG GTGCTTTTACGATTTCTCGCCTGCAGTCTTGTGTCTGAATACTGGGATAACAATGATATTCTGAACGAAATTTCTGAATTCCGGGAGGACATTGTCAGATCAGCTAAGGGTGTGATCGATATGATATATTCAGATGTCTATCCGGAGATAGATGGGTATAATAAAGAACGCCTTTCTTACATTTATGGCATTCTTTCAGCATGCCATTCATATCTGAAGAGGACAAATGAGATAGAATTGAGATACCCAGAGCATGTGCATACCCATAAGCTTGAACCATTTCAGTATTATAAGGTACTTGAGGAAGAGTGCAAGAAAGTCTGCTTCATTGATGGCTTGAACTATAAAAACATTGCTGGACTGGATAATCTGAACTTTGAGCATTTCAATGAAGAAGTATGCAAGAATATCCATGCCTCTACCGTCACTACTCTAGCCGATATGGTACAATCTCTTGTGAGTATGTATGTTGATGTACTGGCCAAGGGACTCATATCACAACAAGGTGTTTACAAGCACTATGTTTTGGGGTTGCTGGCATCATTAGAAGGCTGCAGTGAAGCACAATCGAACTGCACAGATTATGAAAAGTTGCAGGCTGCCCTATGCGAAGTTGAGTTGAACTATGATAGTTGCAGGGAGTACATCCAAGCTCTTCCAACTACAGATATTTCATATATTGTAGGAAGGTATTGCACCCTCTGCTTTCCATCTAACTTAGCACGAAGCCATCCACAGGAACCTTCGTGGAGGAAACCTCTTGCAACACTACTAGCAATTTGGTCTAAACTTGTTGATGACGTACCGGGGGATTCAATTGATACTTGCTCATATGAAAGAACAGACTACTTAAATTCAAATAGGTTATCTCTGTGCATAGGAGCTTTCAGGCAGCTATTGATAAATGATGAGATAGCACTGCACCAAGGTTGGGATGCCATCTCCATGTATGTAAAAGACTGCCTTAGAAGTGGAATGATGATGGAAACATCATGTTTTTGTAGAGCTATGATTCTATCAGGCTGCAGTTTTGAATCTGTAGTTGAAGTATACTATGGAGGACAAGGACAATTAGGGAGTGAGAATGCAGATTCAAGCAATTATTTGGATCTCTTAGAACTTTATAATGCTGCTACAGAAGAGTGTTTGTCGGATTTGAGTGAGGAATCTTGCGAATATCGAATATTGCTTCATCATTTGCTGTCGTCTTTGAGCCGGTCAACGGGAAAACATGCTGGTACTCTAGACATGGTCAGATCTGGTGTTTGGGGGAAGTTAATCCGCTTTTCAGAAGACATGCAGCTAGAGAGCCAATTACGAGTCTATGCGCTACAGCTGATGCAATGTATCACAGGAAGAAACCTTAAAACTCTTCCAAATGAGATGGTGTGCCAGGTTGAGCCGTGGGAATCATGGTATGAGCATGGAGCAGGTGCTGCCATGGCTGATGAGAGTATCAACTCCTCTAGCAGCATCACAGGGACTCTTGTGGCACTTAGATCTACTCAGATGGTCACTGCAGTTCTGCCTGATGCTAATATCACTCCAGAAAACCTAGCAACTCTTGGCTCTGCAGTATCTTGTTTTTTAAAATTGTCAGAACATGCTTCTGCTGCGAACGTTGCTGTTTTGGAAGCAGTGTTAGAAGAGTGGGAGCAATTGTTCTCCCCAAAAGAAGAGCATGTTATGCCTCATGAATCACCAAAAGAAACAAGTGACTGGAGTGATGGATGGGGTGATGGCTGGGAGGCCCTACCGGAAGAGCTAGAGAGTCCAAAGAATAAACAAGAGGGTGTGTCGTTATCTGTCCATCCCCTCCACAGTTGTTGGATGGAGGTTATCAGAAAACATGTTGAGCTTGGTGAGCTGCACAAGGTCCTTGAACTTCTGGACCGAGCATCTGCGAAACATAGCGTGTTcctagaggaagaagaagcacacAGCTTGGTTGAGCTTGTATCTGCTCTGGACTGCTTCATGGCTCTTAAAACTGTGCTGCTACTCCCATATGAAGCTCTGAGACTGCAGTGCCTGCAGATGGTGGAGGTGAAAATGAGGGAAGGAATCGTGTCCACCTCATCAAATGCTGATGATCATGAGCTCCTTGCCTTGGTTCTTTCCTCTGAAACTGTGCAGAAGATCACCACAGAAGAGGCATACTCCAAATTTTTCTCTTACATATGCCATCTTGTCGGGCACCTTGCAAGGTCATTCCAGACTGATCTCCTCGTACAATGGAACGATGAAGCGACATCTAAGATCAACAGATCTTTACTGTTCGGTAGAGTTTTGTTTCCATGTTTTGTATCTGAACTGGTCCTCAGAGGGCAGTATCTTCTGGCTGGGTTCGTCATCTCGAGATGGATGCACACACATCCATCCCTGGGCCTGATGGATATCACTGAGACCAGTGTGCGACGCTTCCTTCAAGGCCAGGTTGCCCAAGCTGAGCTGGTGGGAAGGAGCGACGCTGCTTTCACTGACGGTGAAGTTTGTATAAGGCACACAATCTCCACCCTACAGTCGAAACTTGTTTCTCTTCTGCAGTCCGCACTGGCAGCCCTCCCGAACCAGGAGTTGTAG